Genomic window (Aquimarina sp. BL5):
ATTCCTTTCCAAATGGATACCGATCATCCGAATAAACTTGATAAAACTTTTTTGCCATGTGCTAAAGTAATGGGAGCTTATAATCAGCGTAAAAAACCATATCGCCCAGCATCTGCTATTAATATATCAGCTATGAGTTTTGGTTCGCTTTCTGCTCGTGCTGTAGACTCTTTGAATATTGGAGTAAAAAAAGCAGGAGCCTATCACAATACGGGAGAAGGTGGATTATCGCCATATCATAGTAATGGCGGTGATGTTATCTTCCATTTTGGTACCGGATATTTTGGTGTACGTACTGAAGATGGAAACTTTTCTATGGAAAAGATGAAAAATTTGGTTGAAAAAAATCCATTTATACGAGCAATTGAAATTAAACTCTCTCAAGGCGCAAAACCAGGAAAAGGCGGTGTGCTACCAGGAGCCAAAATCACTCGTGAAATCGCTGAAATTAGAGGTGTAGAAGTTGGGAAAGATGTATTATCTCCTTCCAGTCATAAAGCTTTTAAAAATGTTCCTGAGTTATTACAGCTAATCGAAGATATTGCATCAGAAACGGGATTGCCAGTTGGTATTAAAGCCGCTATTGGTAAAACTGAGCAATGGGAATTATTAGCAGAACTTATGGCGAAATCTAATAGAGGCCCTGATTTTATTGCTATTGATGGTGGTGAAGGTGGAACTGGAGCTGCTCCACCAAGTTTTGCCGACCATGTATCACTACCTTGGATTTATGGATTTACAGCGATTTACAAAATATTTCAGAAACATAATCTTACAGATAGAGTTGTCTTTATTGGCAGTGGGAAATTAGGATTTCCTGCAAAAGCTGCTATGGCATTTGCTATGGGAGTGGATTGTATTAATGTAGCTCGAGAGGCAATGATGAGTATAGGTTGCATTCAGGCTCAAGTATGCCATACCAATAGATGCCCAAGTGGTATAGCCACCCAGAGCAAATGGCTGCAAAAAGGAATTAACGTTCCCCTTAAATCCGATAGACTAGCCCAATATTTTAAATCGTTCAGAAAAGAATTGATAGAAATCACCCATGCAGCCGGATATGAACACCCATGTCAGTTTACCATGAAAGATATAGACGTA
Coding sequences:
- a CDS encoding FMN-binding glutamate synthase family protein, which encodes MDTILNFLGSISWWMWILIALALVAIRDMFFNKKHTVSHNFPIVGHLRYLLESIGPEMRQYFVANNREELPFNRIERGWVYASSKNENNYEGFGTDRDIYEHQHIFIKNCMIPFQMDTDHPNKLDKTFLPCAKVMGAYNQRKKPYRPASAINISAMSFGSLSARAVDSLNIGVKKAGAYHNTGEGGLSPYHSNGGDVIFHFGTGYFGVRTEDGNFSMEKMKNLVEKNPFIRAIEIKLSQGAKPGKGGVLPGAKITREIAEIRGVEVGKDVLSPSSHKAFKNVPELLQLIEDIASETGLPVGIKAAIGKTEQWELLAELMAKSNRGPDFIAIDGGEGGTGAAPPSFADHVSLPWIYGFTAIYKIFQKHNLTDRVVFIGSGKLGFPAKAAMAFAMGVDCINVAREAMMSIGCIQAQVCHTNRCPSGIATQSKWLQKGINVPLKSDRLAQYFKSFRKELIEITHAAGYEHPCQFTMKDIDVNVDDGELTKTLEDSFKYSKTPVTYTCTQDLKDCSYLGGHYKQTDKQ